Sequence from the Clupea harengus chromosome 20, Ch_v2.0.2, whole genome shotgun sequence genome:
ATAAGAAAACGAATAAATTAagtctgattggctggtgggTGTCTGATTGATTTGCTTCTCTCCAATTAGAGAGATTGATTGCTTGAATGACCGGCCTCTCTGTCCCTGCAGAATGATCTGATTGGCCAGAGCCTGTTTGATTACCTGCACCCTAAAGACATTGCCAAAGTGAAGGAGCAGCTCTCGTCCTCGGACACCGCCCCTCGGGAGCGACTCATTGATGCCAAGAGTAtgtagcgagtgtgtgtgtgtgtggtttacctgtgtgtgtgggacttaCGAGACGATGTGTAATGATGTGTGATGTTTGATGTgtaacctgagtgtgtgtgtgtgtgtgtgtgtgtgtgtgtgtgtgtgtgtgtgtgtgtgtgattaacctgagtgtgtgtttgtgtgtgtgtgtgtgtgtgtgtgtgtgtgtgtgtgtgtgtgattaacctgagtgtgtgtttgtgtgtgtcccacagcTGGTCTCCCTGTGAGGACCGATGTGGCTCCGGGTCCGTCCCGACTGTGTGCCGGAGCACGGCGCTCCTTCTTCTGCAGGATGAAGTGTAACAGACCCCTCATCAAGATGGAGGACAAGGACTTCAGCTCCACCTGCTCCAAGAAGAAAGGttattactaacacacacacacacacacatttacacacactgtctcacgcacacacactgtctcacacacactctctctcacacacacactcattgacaAATGGAAGTCACCATTAACACATCCAAGCATAAAATAGGTTAAAGCTAgcaatgttaatatgtgtgtgtgtatgtgtgtatgtgtgtgtatgtgtgtgtgtgtgtgtgtgtgtgtgtgtgtgtgtgtgtgcgcagcggACCGCAAGAGCTTCTGCACCATCCACAGCACAGGCTACCTGAAGAGCTGGCCGCCCACGAAGATgggcgtggaggaggaggagccggaCAGCGAGGGCTGCAACCTGAGCTGCCTGGTGGCCATCGGACGCCTGCACCCGCACATCCAGCTcccgcccgcacacacacacatccgcgtCAAGCCCACCGAGTACGTCTCGCGCCACGCCATCGACGGCAAGTTCGTCTTCGTAGACCAGAGGTGGGTgagatgatgataataataataatagtaataatataataagtaataatttgtatagcacctttcatacaaaacaatgcagctcaaagtgctaaacagcaaagaaattctgtggagagaaatgacatgcacagtgatccacataaaaatagacataagataaacataaaacatcaacATACAAACTGGGATAAAgtgcataaacacaaataaataaataaataaataaagttaacataaaaacatagagataaagataaagacagGGATGGAGTGGAAAGATAGAATACATTAATtgcataacataagatagaaaatgaataaaactgcagagatatagTTTATCTATCTCCTTAATATCACATTATATCAATGTAGCTAGTTAAAGGTGAAGATTAAGGTGAAGCGATATGTTTTTagctttcttttttaaaaaaatttgCGAGCTAGCTTCCCTGATATCTAAAAGCAGTGTGTTCCATAGCTTTGGGGCGTAATTGAGAAAAGCTGCATCCCCGATTTTCTTATGGCTGTTGCTGGgtacctccaataaaccagcattagaTGATCGCAGGGTTCTTGAGTGCAAGtaagggagtttgcaatgtagcCCATTGAGGGCTTTGTATATAAGGAGAACGACCTTAAAATCGATTCGAAATGTTACTGGaggccagtgcagagcagctaaaactggactaatgtgcctTCTTTGCTCTGGTTAATAGTCGAGCTGCAGaattttgaatgagctgaagtgtctcagttgtttttttcggGAGGCCAGTTagaattgcattacaataatcgaGCCGGCTTGAAAcaaaaggcatgaatcagtttttcagcatctttttgatttataaatggtagTACGTTagctatgtttttttatttttttaaagatttatttttgggctttttggcctttaatcgatagtcttagtgaagagtgggacaggaaatgagagggagaagaggtggggagtggacaggagaaatgacatcaggccggaatcgaacctgtgtcctccatgggcatcaagcccgaatgtggtcggggctactggttgCGCCACAGTGCTGACGTAAAACGTTttccctttgatgtatgttctgaaccagtttaacAGTCAGAAAGTccaactaacttttcaagacgatTGATTAGGATGTCATGGTCAATCATATCAAACGCTGCGCTTAGGTCAAAGAGGACAaggattgagaccttatttgcatccaaatttagtctgaggtAGCTGATTACTTTAGTAAGAAGTGCTGCAGTTCCACTGGATTCCTATGGTTCCACCCTTAAGATGTATCtctttggtatgtgtgtgtgtgtgtgtgtgtgtgtatcagggccACTGCCAtcctggcctacctgcctcaggagctgctgggcACCTCCTTCTACGAGTATTTCCACCAGGACGACATCGGACACCTGGCCGAGTGCCACAGGCAAGGTAGGCCGCAGAACACGCTAGAACACGCTTGATACAACACGCTAGAACACACGTGATAGAACACGCTAGAACACACCTGATAGAACACGCTTGATAGAACACGCCTGATAGAACACGCCTGATAGAACACACTAGAACACGCCTGATAGAACACGCCTGATAGAACACACTAGAACACACCTGATAGAACACGCCTGATAGAACACGCCTGATAGAACACACCTGATAGAACACGCCTGATAGAACACGCTAGAACACACCTGATAGAACACACCTGATAGAACACACTAGAACACGCCTGATAGAACATGCTAGAACACACCTGATAGAACACGCTAGAACACACCTGATAGAACACACTAGAACACACCTGATAGAACACGCCTGATAGAACACGCTAGAACACACCTGATAGAACACGCCTGATAGAACACGcctgatattgtgtgtgtgtgcagtgctacAGATGCGTGAGAAGATCACCACCAACTGCTACAAGTTGAAGATCAAAGATGGCTCCTTCATCACGCTGCGCAGTCGCTGGTTCAGCTTCATGAACCCCTGGACCAAAGAGGTGGAGTACATCGTCTCCACCAACACCGTCGTCtcgtaagtctctctctctcacacacacacacacacacacccttcaacaCACTTATATTGCACCTAAACCTCTGCCCTATGATGTAGCAGTTTGTGCAgaattctatctgtgtgtggttgtaggtttataagtgtgtgtgtgtgtgtgtgtgtgtgtgtgttgtcagggttACTGTGGCAGAGGGAGGGGACCCAAGCTACCCCCAGCTATCAGCCTCGCCCCAGAGCATGGACAGCATGCTGACACCAGGAGACGGTGAGagagtctgcacacacacacacacacacacactgcactgcacactcaaatacacacacacatgcactgcacacacactcactgcacatacactgcacacacacactgctatacACATCATCATGATCAGCATGTTACCTACAGCACACAATGAGCttgtttaaatatgtgtgtgtgtgtgtgtgtgtgtgtgtgtgtgtgtgtgtgtgtgtgagcaggtagGCGGGCGCTGCAGACGGTACCCGGTATCCCCGGTGGCACACGGGCGGGAGCTGGGAAGATCGGCCGCATGATCGCAGAGGAAGTCATGGAGATCCAGAGGTgagactgttgccatggtgatgaagCCAGCCCATAGTTTAAGATGTAAAGAGTGAGCAGGTCGGATTAGGGATGGGGCAGgtcagtgatgatgtcatgagAGATAGGGCACGACAGTGAtgaggtcatgtgtgtgtcatcttcAGGATCCGAggctcctccccctccagctGTGGGTCCAGCCCCCTGAACATGACCAACAGCACACcacccccccgacacacactcacctgggggaaagaaggtacacacacacacacacacacacacacacacacacacacacacactcacctggaggaaagaaggtacacacacacacactcacctgggggaaagaaggtacacacacacctggaggaaagaaggtacacacacacactcaactggaggaaagaaggtacacacacacacactcaactgggGGAaagaaagtacacacacacaccacccccgacacacactcaaccgggggaaagaaggtacacacacacactcacctgggggaaagaaggtacacacacacacacaccactccctgacacacactcaccttgggaaaagaaggtacacacaccagt
This genomic interval carries:
- the LOC105901342 gene encoding LOW QUALITY PROTEIN: aryl hydrocarbon receptor nuclear translocator-like protein 1 (The sequence of the model RefSeq protein was modified relative to this genomic sequence to represent the inferred CDS: deleted 1 base in 1 codon), whose amino-acid sequence is MNICDDLMADQRMDISSTMSDFMSPGNPDLISSSIGAAGLDYTRKRKGSTTDYQFDGFSFDDSMETDNDNQLCSTDQQGRIKNAREAHSQIEKRRRDKMNCFIDELAALVPTCNAMSRKLDKLTVLRMAVQHMKTLRGAANPYTEANYKPAFLSDDELKQLILKATDGFLFVVGCDRGKILFVSESVYKILNYSQNDLIGQSLFDYLHPKDIAKVKEQLSSSDTAPRERLIDAKTGLPVRTDVAPGPSRLCAGARRSFFCRMKCNRPLIKMEDKDFSSTCSKKKADRKSFCTIHSTGYLKSWPPTKMGVEEEEPDSEGCNLSCLVAIGRLHPHIQLPPAHTHIRVKPTEYVSRHAIDGKFVFVDQRATAILAYLPQELLGTSFYEYFHQDDIGHLAECHRQVLQMREKITTNCYKLKIKDGSFITLRSRWFSFMNPWTKEVEYIVSTNTVVSVTVAEGGDPSYPQLSASPQSMDSMLTPGDGRRALQTVPGIPGGTRAGAGKIGRMIAEEVMEIQRIRGSSPSSCGSSPLNMTNSTPPPDTHSPGGKKIQNGGTPDTPSAGLVSGPDSIGYPYSNNSLLSDSSHVGIDIMDEPGSSSPSNDEAAMAVIMSLLEADAGLGGPVDFSDLPWPL